A genomic segment from Brevundimonas sp. SORGH_AS_0993 encodes:
- a CDS encoding plasmid stabilization protein codes for MPRGDKSKYTDKQGRKADHIAEGYEKRGVAEKEAERRAWATVNKDDAGGKNPGGSGRGKSTGHPAAHNGGRKGGAISASRSKADRSAAAKKGWETRRRKTS; via the coding sequence ATGCCGCGCGGCGACAAATCCAAATATACAGACAAGCAGGGACGCAAGGCCGATCACATCGCCGAAGGCTATGAAAAGCGCGGCGTCGCGGAAAAGGAAGCCGAACGGCGGGCTTGGGCCACAGTCAACAAGGACGATGCAGGCGGAAAAAATCCCGGAGGATCCGGACGTGGCAAGTCCACCGGCCATCCTGCCGCCCACAATGGCGGGCGAAAGGGCGGCGCGATCTCGGCCTCTCGCTCGAAAGCCGATCGGTCCGCCGCCGCCAAGAAGGGATGGGAAACCCGCCGCAGGAAAACGAGCTGA
- a CDS encoding cbb3-type cytochrome c oxidase subunit I translates to MSSETGFDTELYKRFPTTEARPEGELEQLEDVWCGPRKPWEWITAINNNFVGVYYVGAALLFFVLAGVLALLMRTQLALPMTGFLAQETYNQIFTMHGTVMMFLFAVPAVEALGVLLLPQMLGARDLPFPRLSAYAFWAYLVGGLCFFCSLFFGLAPNGGWFMYPPLTSMTYSPGINADFWLLGIGFIEISAIAGAIEIIVGVLKTRAPGMTLDKLPIFAWAMLIFACMIIIAFPSIILSTLLLELERALGWPFFDAAKGGDPMLWQHLFWFFGHPEVYIIFLPAAGAMSTLIPAVAQTRLVGYRLVVLAMLATGFISFGVWAHHMFTTGMPQISINYFSAASMAVSVPAGVQVFAWIATLAAGRMRFNTPGLFAVGGLVIFVMGGLTGVMVAMVPFDWQAHDSYFIVAHLHYVLIGGMVFPLFAAIYYWLPMSSARPLSERWGRWIFWLMFVGHNVTFLPMHLTGLMGMPRRVYNYLPDRGWDVPNMISTIGAFLFGLAVLLWVVDMVRNFRPFRETHAGNVFGGPGLEWLPSGRYALRSVPVVKSLYPVWDQPDLARDVEAGRYFLPGAPRGERETMITSPISAEPQYLQRMPRPSSWYVWGAIFTAGFFLILTIQAYLASVISGVLALYCILKWCWGLDRPSGPATVDVGGGVRLPTYVSGPSSHGWWAMVITLIVSGMVAIMACFSYVFLWSRRPDLWQAPPEIGALPLTLVLLAAAGLGAWASQGALKLDRPRSAPLAAALMLGATLAAGGAFAAEASAWWNSGLRPDASSQGATVYALLAWQGVFVAIALMMGAFVLLRRLCGLVSPRHPATFELVALFVVFTAVQGTATTLLIRLFPGGGA, encoded by the coding sequence ATGAGTTCGGAAACCGGGTTCGACACCGAACTCTACAAACGCTTTCCCACGACCGAAGCCCGACCCGAAGGCGAGCTGGAGCAGTTGGAGGACGTCTGGTGCGGCCCGCGCAAGCCGTGGGAATGGATCACGGCCATCAATAACAACTTCGTCGGCGTCTATTACGTCGGCGCGGCCCTGTTGTTCTTCGTGCTGGCCGGGGTCCTGGCCCTCCTGATGCGCACCCAGCTGGCCCTGCCGATGACAGGGTTCCTGGCGCAGGAGACCTACAACCAGATCTTCACCATGCACGGCACGGTGATGATGTTCCTGTTCGCCGTGCCGGCGGTCGAGGCGCTGGGCGTTCTGCTGCTGCCGCAGATGCTGGGCGCGCGGGATCTGCCGTTCCCCCGGCTCAGCGCCTACGCCTTCTGGGCCTATCTGGTCGGGGGGCTGTGCTTCTTTTGTTCGCTGTTCTTCGGTCTGGCGCCCAATGGCGGCTGGTTCATGTATCCGCCCCTGACCTCGATGACCTATTCGCCGGGCATCAACGCCGACTTCTGGCTGCTGGGCATCGGCTTCATCGAGATTTCGGCCATCGCCGGCGCCATCGAAATCATCGTCGGGGTGCTGAAGACGCGGGCGCCGGGGATGACGCTGGACAAGCTGCCGATCTTCGCCTGGGCCATGCTGATCTTCGCCTGCATGATCATCATCGCCTTCCCGTCGATCATCCTGTCGACCCTGCTGCTGGAGCTGGAACGCGCGCTGGGCTGGCCCTTCTTCGATGCGGCCAAGGGCGGCGACCCGATGTTGTGGCAGCATCTGTTCTGGTTCTTCGGCCACCCGGAGGTGTACATCATCTTCCTGCCGGCCGCGGGGGCGATGTCCACCCTGATCCCGGCGGTCGCCCAGACCAGGCTGGTCGGATACCGTCTGGTGGTGCTGGCCATGCTGGCGACCGGCTTCATCAGCTTCGGCGTCTGGGCGCACCACATGTTCACCACGGGCATGCCGCAGATCTCGATCAACTATTTCAGCGCCGCCTCCATGGCCGTCAGCGTGCCGGCCGGGGTGCAGGTCTTCGCCTGGATCGCCACCCTGGCGGCGGGCAGGATGCGGTTCAACACGCCCGGCCTGTTCGCGGTCGGGGGGCTGGTGATCTTCGTCATGGGCGGGCTGACGGGGGTGATGGTCGCCATGGTGCCGTTCGACTGGCAGGCGCACGACAGCTATTTCATCGTCGCCCACCTGCACTACGTCCTGATCGGCGGCATGGTCTTCCCGCTGTTCGCCGCCATCTACTACTGGCTGCCGATGTCGAGCGCGCGGCCGCTATCCGAACGCTGGGGCAGGTGGATCTTCTGGCTGATGTTCGTCGGCCACAACGTCACCTTCCTGCCCATGCACCTGACGGGGCTGATGGGCATGCCGCGCCGGGTCTATAACTATCTGCCGGATCGGGGCTGGGATGTGCCCAACATGATCTCCACGATCGGTGCCTTCCTGTTCGGCCTGGCGGTGCTGCTGTGGGTGGTCGACATGGTCCGCAACTTCCGTCCCTTCCGGGAGACGCACGCCGGCAACGTCTTCGGCGGACCGGGGCTGGAATGGCTGCCGTCCGGCCGGTACGCGCTGCGCTCCGTCCCGGTGGTCAAGAGCCTCTATCCCGTGTGGGACCAGCCGGACCTCGCGCGCGACGTCGAGGCCGGCCGCTACTTCCTGCCCGGCGCCCCGCGCGGCGAGCGCGAGACGATGATCACCAGTCCGATCAGCGCAGAGCCTCAATATCTGCAGCGCATGCCCCGGCCGTCCAGCTGGTACGTCTGGGGCGCCATATTCACCGCCGGCTTCTTCCTGATCCTGACCATCCAGGCCTATCTCGCCTCCGTGATCAGCGGCGTCCTGGCTCTCTACTGCATCCTCAAATGGTGCTGGGGGCTGGATCGGCCCAGCGGCCCCGCCACGGTGGACGTGGGCGGCGGCGTGCGGTTGCCGACCTATGTTTCCGGCCCCAGCAGCCATGGCTGGTGGGCCATGGTCATCACCTTGATCGTGTCGGGCATGGTCGCGATCATGGCCTGCTTCTCTTACGTCTTCCTGTGGAGCCGTCGGCCCGACCTGTGGCAGGCCCCGCCCGAAATCGGCGCGCTGCCGTTGACGCTGGTTCTGCTCGCGGCCGCCGGGCTCGGCGCCTGGGCGTCCCAAGGCGCGCTGAAACTGGACCGGCCCCGCAGCGCGCCCCTCGCCGCTGCACTGATGTTGGGGGCGACCCTGGCGGCGGGCGGCGCCTTTGCGGCGGAGGCCTCGGCCTGGTGGAACTCGGGTTTGCGCCCTGACGCCTCCAGCCAAGGCGCAACGGTCTACGCCCTGTTGGCCTGGCAGGGGGTATTCGTCGCCATCGCGCTTATGATGGGCGCCTTCGTCCTTCTGCGCAGGCTATGCGGCCTGGTGTCGCCCCGACACCCGGCGACGTTCGAACTGGTCGCCTTGTTTGTGGTCTTCACGGCGGTTCAGGGAACGGCGACGACCCTGTTGATCCGACTGTTCCCCGGGGGCGGGGCATGA
- the coxB gene encoding cytochrome c oxidase subunit II, with translation MKTEIPPGIAGWPPPVLDPAGPFAGPIQTVAWVLFVMAAVVMVVVGAALGVALFGPRRWQRRLGGERLIWIAGLVFPVVVLTGLLVYGLTTTARVSEAPRPGEMRVRVTGEMWWWRVAYLDDQGREVIQDANEVHIPAGQPVVFELESADVIHSFWAPRLGGKTDMIPGRRNFMRLQADQPGTYGGQCAEYCGGPHALMGLVVVAHAPDDYAAWLERQSRPAAAVPSAQAPLTLIDQGRNVFAASGCAACHTIRGTEANGLAGPDLTHVGSRQTLGAGILPNNQGTMAGWIADSQGLKPGNRMPSYAVLSGQDVRAVAAYLESLK, from the coding sequence ATGAAGACTGAGATTCCTCCCGGCATCGCCGGCTGGCCGCCGCCGGTTCTCGATCCCGCCGGGCCTTTCGCCGGGCCGATCCAGACCGTGGCCTGGGTGCTGTTCGTCATGGCGGCGGTCGTGATGGTCGTCGTGGGGGCGGCGCTGGGCGTGGCCTTGTTCGGACCGCGAAGGTGGCAGCGGCGCCTGGGCGGGGAGCGGCTGATCTGGATCGCCGGCCTGGTCTTTCCGGTCGTGGTCCTCACCGGGTTGCTGGTTTATGGTCTGACCACGACGGCGCGGGTGTCCGAGGCGCCGAGGCCCGGTGAAATGCGGGTGCGCGTGACCGGCGAGATGTGGTGGTGGCGTGTCGCCTATCTGGACGATCAGGGGCGAGAGGTCATCCAGGACGCCAACGAGGTTCACATCCCCGCCGGACAACCGGTCGTGTTCGAGCTGGAAAGCGCGGATGTGATCCACAGCTTCTGGGCGCCCCGCCTGGGCGGCAAGACCGACATGATCCCCGGCCGCCGCAACTTCATGCGGCTTCAGGCCGATCAGCCTGGGACCTATGGCGGACAGTGCGCCGAATACTGCGGCGGACCGCATGCCCTGATGGGGCTGGTCGTCGTGGCCCATGCGCCGGACGATTACGCCGCCTGGCTTGAGCGACAGTCGCGGCCGGCCGCCGCCGTGCCGTCGGCCCAGGCCCCCCTGACCTTGATCGACCAGGGCCGCAACGTCTTCGCCGCTTCGGGCTGCGCCGCCTGCCACACCATTCGCGGGACGGAAGCGAACGGTCTCGCCGGGCCCGACCTGACCCATGTGGGATCGCGTCAGACGCTGGGCGCCGGCATCCTGCCGAACAATCAGGGCACGATGGCGGGCTGGATCGCCGACAGCCAGGGCCTGAAGCCGGGCAACCGGATGCCGTCTTATGCCGTGCTGTCGGGCCAGGACGTGCGCGCCGTCGCCGCCTATCTGGAAAGCCTGAAATGA
- a CDS encoding cytochrome c family protein codes for MAHGARTRLLGAGSAEVRRKRGEPLSPKRIGPMKFGGRMGLRRTDRAAARRAMVGPMSFGPMSFDPVSWGMIPLALLPLALGACADKADLPRPVAQADPAAGLAVMKQVGCAACHRIPGVAWPEGRSGSNLSGFGARPLIAGRLPNQPDVLIRWLIDAPSLDPGTAMPPMPLTQDQARDVAAYLYTLDED; via the coding sequence ATGGCGCACGGGGCTCGAACACGCCTTCTCGGCGCAGGTTCCGCCGAGGTTCGGCGAAAGCGCGGGGAACCTCTGTCGCCAAAGCGGATTGGTCCGATGAAGTTTGGGGGGCGGATGGGTCTTCGGCGGACGGATCGGGCGGCGGCGAGGCGGGCGATGGTCGGCCCGATGTCGTTCGGCCCGATGTCGTTCGATCCGGTCTCATGGGGAATGATCCCGCTGGCCCTTTTGCCGCTTGCCCTGGGCGCATGCGCCGACAAGGCCGATCTTCCCAGACCCGTCGCTCAGGCCGACCCGGCCGCCGGTCTCGCGGTGATGAAACAGGTCGGCTGCGCCGCCTGCCACAGAATCCCCGGCGTCGCATGGCCCGAAGGTCGGTCCGGTTCGAACCTCTCCGGCTTCGGCGCGCGTCCCTTGATCGCGGGGCGACTGCCCAACCAGCCCGACGTCCTGATCCGCTGGCTGATCGACGCGCCGTCGCTCGACCCCGGAACCGCCATGCCGCCCATGCCCTTGACGCAAGACCAAGCCCGCGATGTCGCGGCCTATCTGTACACGCTCGATGAAGACTGA
- a CDS encoding cytochrome b, with translation MIEKLFTQLLEWAAGHHEEGRYSPVGIGFHWVMAGLVVFQLFWGWWMGRQPVGGAMMAAYDLHFAIGVLMLILVMGRLSWRLLAPDLINDADKPGWESLAAHVTHYVFYICLFGLPLSGWAMISATDRTRQLETLGFIKWPLLPFQDLSNTQLWVIEAAAEWMHWGLVVTLLLMIPIHAGAAIKHHLIDRDDVFHAMLPVVPQLRPKRTRWQRRWRALEKRVGSTARTLWRGLRRPKAI, from the coding sequence ATGATCGAGAAGCTGTTCACACAACTGTTGGAATGGGCGGCGGGACACCATGAAGAGGGGCGGTATTCGCCGGTCGGCATCGGCTTTCACTGGGTGATGGCGGGGTTGGTCGTCTTCCAGCTGTTCTGGGGCTGGTGGATGGGGCGGCAGCCCGTCGGCGGGGCGATGATGGCCGCCTACGACCTGCATTTCGCCATCGGGGTTCTGATGCTGATCCTGGTGATGGGCCGGCTCTCGTGGCGGCTGCTGGCGCCCGATCTGATCAATGACGCGGACAAGCCGGGGTGGGAGAGCCTGGCCGCCCATGTCACGCACTATGTCTTCTACATCTGCCTGTTCGGCCTACCGCTGTCGGGCTGGGCCATGATTTCGGCGACGGACCGCACGCGGCAACTGGAGACATTGGGTTTCATCAAATGGCCGCTGCTGCCGTTTCAGGATTTGTCCAACACGCAGCTATGGGTGATCGAGGCGGCGGCGGAGTGGATGCACTGGGGCCTGGTCGTGACCCTGCTGTTGATGATCCCGATCCATGCTGGCGCGGCGATCAAGCACCATCTGATCGACCGGGACGACGTGTTTCACGCGATGCTGCCGGTCGTGCCGCAGCTTCGACCGAAGCGGACCCGCTGGCAGCGGCGTTGGCGGGCGCTGGAGAAGCGGGTCGGGTCGACAGCCAGGACGCTATGGCGCGGGCTTCGGAGGCCGAAAGCGATTTGA
- a CDS encoding cytochrome c oxidase assembly protein, with amino-acid sequence MRAPALWTPYCGVAPQIGEWRWNLDPVLLAALGLAAVVIGARLEGRRRGLGIAAMAVLAVGFVSPLCALSSALFSARTIHHVLLVGVAAPLLASMLPVRRAGSLILATAVQAVVLWAWHAPDAYASALSNDGVYWVMQASLLASAVWFWCAVRSATPPAAVVALLATMLAMGLLGAVLTFAGQAVYAPHAYTTLAWGLTPLEDQQAAGLIMWAPAAALYLFAALWRLGRMIGSDVEARPA; translated from the coding sequence ATGAGGGCGCCGGCGCTGTGGACTCCCTATTGCGGCGTCGCGCCCCAGATAGGGGAGTGGCGCTGGAATCTGGACCCCGTGCTGCTGGCGGCCCTGGGGCTTGCCGCTGTCGTGATCGGGGCGCGGCTGGAGGGACGACGGCGCGGGCTCGGAATCGCCGCGATGGCCGTTCTGGCGGTCGGGTTCGTTTCGCCCCTCTGCGCCCTCAGTTCGGCGCTGTTTTCGGCGCGGACCATCCATCATGTGCTTCTGGTCGGGGTCGCCGCGCCCTTGTTGGCGTCGATGCTGCCGGTGCGGCGCGCGGGTTCTCTGATCCTGGCGACCGCCGTTCAGGCTGTGGTGCTCTGGGCCTGGCATGCGCCCGACGCCTATGCCTCGGCTCTGTCGAACGACGGTGTCTATTGGGTGATGCAGGCCAGCCTGCTGGCCAGCGCGGTCTGGTTCTGGTGCGCCGTGCGGTCGGCGACGCCGCCGGCGGCCGTCGTGGCGTTGCTGGCGACGATGCTGGCCATGGGCCTGCTCGGGGCCGTGCTGACCTTCGCTGGGCAGGCCGTCTATGCGCCGCATGCCTATACGACCCTGGCCTGGGGCCTGACGCCGCTTGAGGACCAACAGGCGGCGGGGTTGATCATGTGGGCGCCCGCAGCGGCGCTCTATCTCTTCGCCGCCTTGTGGCGGTTGGGACGGATGATCGGGTCGGACGTCGAGGCGCGCCCGGCATGA
- a CDS encoding PAS domain-containing protein: protein MINAMGEGLSAAADSRRAEGALDRDWLVSAVESLLRQAFPTLVLVGADATIYFNEACRSLMLPLAAAQGTALPHLAPSLAAQLAPTLDAAWAGQAGQAQDVRVTVDRPEGMIELWVTTAITPVARDGKVSAIFCVFRDVTEEKRLRARLAAAEATVDSLTALAPMFLWRLDARGVVRWMNERCQAYLGVSLSQARDEGWIGWLHPQDRDRVISDWGRAVTLAQPTESRHRLRSAEGVYRWFTLRALPQFDETGALVEWHSAAIEADEGEDASTERRFLWTADAVTWTRRFLNADGRTNWPGDKGGALSWADQMALVVDEDRPSCRAALETLATGRPVRTAYRVRTAAGDLYAVEDTAFPVIEADGSVSGLMGESRVRNHAVTKVLLLDPARRGCSLVKALEATGLRVDAAQDMAYRPRERSEVGVVVYCSDSTVSDILRVAEVVIPAWPDHPLVVLGDPMASPSDIIALHRAGVVDVLSYDQTEEALVGAIRNHLINIHQNNDLEIPGRSTRERLARLSARERDILSRAVEGGTSKTIGRQLGISPRTVDYHRTKALDKLGLKSVSQASNLFTPVSALPVQRP from the coding sequence ATGATCAATGCGATGGGCGAGGGCTTGTCCGCGGCCGCGGATTCGCGCCGCGCGGAAGGGGCGTTGGACCGAGACTGGCTTGTAAGCGCCGTGGAGTCGTTGCTGCGCCAGGCCTTCCCCACCCTGGTGCTGGTGGGCGCCGACGCCACGATTTACTTCAACGAAGCCTGCAGGTCGCTGATGCTGCCTTTGGCGGCGGCGCAGGGGACGGCCCTGCCCCATCTTGCGCCCTCGCTGGCCGCTCAGCTGGCGCCGACGCTGGATGCCGCGTGGGCGGGCCAGGCCGGACAGGCGCAGGACGTGCGGGTCACCGTCGATCGCCCCGAAGGGATGATCGAACTCTGGGTCACAACCGCCATCACCCCGGTCGCCAGGGACGGCAAGGTGTCGGCGATCTTTTGCGTGTTCCGGGATGTGACCGAAGAGAAGCGGCTTCGCGCCCGCCTGGCCGCGGCGGAAGCGACCGTGGACTCTCTGACGGCTCTGGCGCCGATGTTTCTGTGGCGACTCGACGCCCGGGGCGTCGTGCGCTGGATGAACGAGCGATGTCAGGCGTATCTCGGCGTCAGCCTGTCCCAGGCGAGAGACGAGGGTTGGATCGGTTGGCTTCACCCGCAGGACCGCGACCGGGTCATCTCGGATTGGGGCCGCGCAGTCACATTGGCCCAACCGACTGAAAGCCGCCATCGCCTTCGCAGCGCCGAAGGCGTCTATCGCTGGTTCACCCTGCGCGCCCTGCCCCAGTTCGACGAGACCGGGGCCTTGGTCGAATGGCATTCGGCGGCGATCGAAGCGGACGAGGGAGAAGACGCCTCGACCGAGCGTCGGTTTCTCTGGACGGCGGATGCCGTCACCTGGACCCGCCGGTTCCTGAACGCCGACGGACGCACCAACTGGCCCGGCGACAAGGGGGGGGCTCTCTCCTGGGCCGACCAAATGGCCTTGGTCGTGGACGAGGATCGTCCATCCTGCCGCGCGGCTCTGGAAACCCTGGCGACAGGGCGACCCGTCCGCACGGCCTACCGGGTCCGCACGGCCGCGGGCGATCTCTACGCCGTGGAAGACACCGCCTTTCCGGTGATCGAGGCGGACGGATCCGTCAGCGGATTGATGGGCGAATCCAGGGTCCGCAACCACGCCGTGACCAAGGTGCTCCTGCTCGACCCCGCCCGCCGGGGTTGTTCTCTGGTCAAGGCGTTGGAGGCGACGGGCCTCAGGGTCGATGCGGCGCAGGACATGGCCTATCGCCCCAGAGAGCGAAGCGAGGTGGGCGTCGTCGTCTATTGTTCGGACTCGACAGTCTCGGACATCCTGCGGGTCGCCGAGGTGGTCATACCTGCCTGGCCCGACCATCCCTTGGTCGTTCTGGGAGACCCCATGGCGTCCCCGAGCGACATCATCGCCTTGCACAGGGCGGGCGTGGTCGATGTCCTGTCCTACGATCAGACCGAGGAGGCCCTGGTCGGCGCCATCCGCAATCATCTCATAAATATCCATCAGAACAATGATTTGGAGATACCTGGTAGATCCACCAGGGAGCGTTTGGCGCGTCTGTCGGCACGGGAGCGAGATATCCTGAGTCGCGCCGTCGAGGGCGGCACCTCCAAGACCATCGGCCGCCAGCTGGGGATCAGCCCCCGGACCGTCGACTACCATCGCACAAAGGCCCTGGACAAACTCGGCCTGAAGTCGGTCAGCCAGGCGTCCAACCTTTTCACCCCCGTTTCGGCCCTACCCGTTCAGCGCCCCTAG
- a CDS encoding YadA-like family protein — protein sequence MVLGRSDGPAVTVSNVAAGVADTDAVNVLQMRESMNEAIQQSNAYTDMRLAAINYNVQEVRKLAFAGTAGALAAAGMPQIAERGRSMFAVGYGTYEGQSAMAMGYSRALGDGSMVFRAGATFDTQNHVGANAGIGWRF from the coding sequence GTGGTCCTGGGCCGCAGCGACGGACCGGCCGTCACGGTCAGCAACGTCGCCGCCGGTGTCGCCGACACCGACGCGGTCAATGTCCTCCAGATGCGCGAGAGCATGAACGAGGCGATCCAGCAGTCGAACGCCTACACCGACATGCGACTGGCGGCGATCAACTACAACGTCCAGGAAGTGCGCAAGCTGGCCTTCGCCGGCACGGCGGGCGCCCTGGCCGCCGCCGGGATGCCGCAGATCGCCGAGCGCGGCCGGTCGATGTTCGCCGTGGGCTATGGAACCTATGAAGGCCAATCGGCCATGGCCATGGGCTACTCCCGCGCCCTGGGCGACGGCTCCATGGTCTTCCGGGCGGGCGCGACCTTCGACACCCAGAACCATGTCGGCGCCAACGCCGGGATCGGCTGGCGCTTCTGA
- a CDS encoding acyl-CoA thioesterase, which produces MISRLIDMVFPGDANHHGTLFGGVGLAHLDKVAFLAASRHARRTVVTAGCERIDFAAPARIGEMVEAVGRVVRTGRSSLGVEVELHAEALLTGERRLCTRGLFHMVASRKAGDDRPLEPLDQTETADDGWLRTAEMVFPGTTNHYGGLFGGDALKLMGKAAFVTATRHSREVMVMAATNRIDFKAPVDGGDMVELVSRVKRVGRSSLSVEVQLWAERLLTGERRLSATAEFTMVAVDGSGRPKPFAVVQDVASGPPSARL; this is translated from the coding sequence ATGATTTCGCGTCTGATCGACATGGTCTTCCCCGGCGACGCCAATCATCACGGGACGCTGTTTGGCGGGGTGGGGCTGGCCCATCTCGACAAAGTCGCCTTCCTGGCCGCCAGTCGTCATGCCAGACGGACCGTCGTGACGGCGGGTTGCGAACGGATCGACTTCGCCGCCCCGGCGCGGATCGGAGAGATGGTCGAAGCCGTCGGCCGCGTTGTCCGTACAGGGCGGTCCTCTCTGGGGGTTGAGGTCGAGTTGCACGCCGAAGCCCTGCTGACCGGCGAGCGACGGCTATGCACACGCGGCCTCTTCCATATGGTCGCTTCGAGGAAGGCTGGCGACGATCGGCCTCTGGAGCCCCTCGACCAGACGGAAACGGCCGATGACGGCTGGCTGAGGACCGCCGAGATGGTGTTCCCCGGCACGACGAACCACTATGGCGGCCTGTTTGGGGGTGACGCCCTGAAGCTGATGGGGAAGGCGGCGTTCGTCACCGCGACCCGTCACTCGCGCGAAGTCATGGTCATGGCCGCGACCAACCGGATCGACTTCAAGGCTCCCGTCGACGGCGGCGACATGGTCGAGTTGGTGTCGCGCGTTAAGAGGGTGGGGCGCAGCTCGCTATCGGTCGAGGTGCAGCTCTGGGCCGAACGATTGCTGACGGGGGAGAGGCGGCTATCGGCCACGGCCGAGTTCACCATGGTGGCGGTCGACGGCTCCGGGCGGCCCAAGCCGTTCGCCGTCGTTCAGGACGTCGCCTCCGGGCCGCCTTCAGCCCGCCTGTGA
- a CDS encoding flavin reductase family protein translates to MTPLHDVHDDADLRRLFGRFPTGVIALCAMDHGEPVGMTASTFVAVSIDPPLTSVCIKQGSGAWRRLRRQARVGISFLSHVHAATARQLAQKTGDRFLGLDHEATAGGAVFLADATAWLECSIEKEIGAGDHDLVLFRLHRGAVAFDARPLVFHSSDFHTLVRLEEGRMAGAKGAKAIVNIAGARA, encoded by the coding sequence ATGACCCCCCTGCATGACGTCCACGACGACGCCGACCTGCGCCGACTGTTCGGGCGGTTCCCCACCGGGGTCATCGCCCTCTGTGCGATGGATCATGGGGAACCCGTCGGCATGACCGCCAGCACCTTCGTCGCCGTCTCGATCGACCCGCCTTTGACTTCGGTTTGCATCAAGCAAGGCTCTGGGGCCTGGCGTCGCCTGCGTCGTCAGGCGCGTGTGGGCATCTCTTTCCTCAGTCACGTTCACGCCGCGACGGCGCGCCAACTTGCGCAGAAGACCGGCGACCGTTTCCTGGGATTGGACCATGAGGCCACGGCCGGCGGCGCGGTGTTCCTGGCGGACGCCACGGCTTGGCTGGAATGCTCCATCGAGAAGGAGATCGGAGCCGGCGATCATGACCTTGTGCTCTTTCGGCTCCACCGTGGGGCCGTGGCTTTCGACGCCAGGCCCTTGGTTTTCCATTCCAGCGACTTTCATACCCTGGTGCGTCTCGAAGAGGGCCGCATGGCCGGGGCCAAGGGGGCGAAGGCTATCGTGAACATCGCGGGGGCTCGGGCATGA
- a CDS encoding methionine synthase, which produces MKTLLPTSTAGSLPKPVWLAQPETLWSPWKLEGDELIEAKQDALRLSLDDQRRAGIDIVSDGEQTRQHFVTTFIEHLEGVDFENRKTMRIRNRYDASVPVVVGAVSRPKSVFVEDAKFLRAQTDQPIKWALPGPMTMIDTLYDNHYGSREKLAWEFAKILNEEARELEAAGIDIVQFDEPAFNVFFEEVNDWGVATLERAAEGLKCQTAVHICYGYGIKANTDWKKTLGSEWRQYEEAFPKLRTSSIDIISLEAQNSHVPMDLIELIRGKKVMVGAIDVATDTIETPEEVADTLRKALQFVDADKLYPATNCGMAPLSRRVANGKLKALGAGAEIVRRELGA; this is translated from the coding sequence ATGAAAACCCTGTTGCCCACCTCGACCGCCGGCAGCCTGCCCAAACCCGTCTGGCTGGCCCAGCCCGAGACCCTGTGGTCGCCCTGGAAGCTCGAAGGCGACGAACTGATCGAGGCCAAGCAGGACGCCCTGCGTCTGTCGTTGGACGATCAGCGCCGCGCCGGCATCGATATCGTCAGCGACGGCGAGCAGACGCGCCAGCATTTCGTCACCACCTTCATCGAACATCTGGAAGGCGTCGATTTCGAGAACCGCAAGACCATGCGCATCCGCAACCGCTACGACGCCAGCGTGCCGGTGGTGGTGGGCGCGGTCAGCCGCCCGAAGTCGGTGTTCGTGGAAGACGCCAAATTCCTGCGCGCGCAGACCGACCAGCCGATCAAATGGGCTCTGCCGGGGCCGATGACGATGATCGACACCCTGTACGACAACCACTACGGCAGCCGCGAGAAACTGGCCTGGGAGTTCGCCAAGATCTTGAACGAAGAGGCGCGAGAACTGGAAGCCGCCGGGATCGACATCGTCCAGTTCGACGAACCGGCCTTCAACGTCTTCTTCGAAGAGGTGAACGACTGGGGCGTCGCCACGCTGGAGAGGGCGGCCGAGGGCCTGAAGTGTCAGACCGCCGTTCACATCTGCTACGGCTATGGCATCAAGGCCAACACCGACTGGAAGAAGACCCTCGGATCGGAATGGCGTCAGTACGAGGAAGCCTTTCCCAAGCTGCGGACCTCCAGCATCGACATCATCTCGCTCGAAGCCCAGAACTCGCATGTGCCGATGGATCTGATCGAACTGATCCGGGGCAAGAAGGTGATGGTCGGGGCCATCGACGTCGCCACCGATACGATCGAGACGCCCGAGGAAGTCGCCGACACCTTGAGGAAGGCGCTCCAGTTCGTGGACGCCGACAAATTGTATCCCGCCACCAACTGCGGCATGGCGCCCCTGTCTCGCCGGGTCGCGAACGGGAAGTTGAAGGCCCTGGGCGCCGGCGCGGAAATCGTCCGCAGGGAACTCGGGGCCTGA